A genomic segment from Fimbriimonadaceae bacterium encodes:
- a CDS encoding replication initiation factor domain-containing protein: MESGFTLSIDWLAFTVLASNPQETMKVLGGDWRKAKGGFRGYPLSWMRTDGLRGVGKLGTNAPRRPNEIHVDLSGGLASALTLDQIRELLQWVHKQQGHVTRIDCALDDRAGTVPVATIREAVSAGQCVARAAQVRHIVSNLTHGTGATTGETMYFGSPQSQTLLRIYDKRLELQSKGQEHYQEYGTRWELELKKDRAEQCARALATLDEADWKALVIGLLRSYVDFRDITKDTEEEERYRAPVLEWYALLTEGFQKGRLAQEQQVQTLQHVKRWVSDTLTPMLAVICATPGGEEWLL, encoded by the coding sequence ATGGAGTCTGGATTCACTCTCTCCATAGATTGGCTGGCGTTTACCGTCCTGGCCAGCAATCCGCAAGAGACCATGAAGGTGCTTGGCGGCGATTGGCGCAAGGCGAAAGGCGGCTTCCGAGGCTATCCCTTATCGTGGATGAGAACTGACGGTCTGCGCGGGGTCGGCAAATTGGGCACCAATGCCCCTCGGCGTCCGAATGAAATTCATGTGGACTTGTCAGGCGGCCTCGCGTCCGCCCTGACACTGGACCAAATCCGAGAGCTCCTGCAATGGGTGCATAAGCAGCAAGGGCACGTGACGCGCATTGACTGTGCCCTGGATGACCGAGCGGGCACGGTGCCGGTGGCAACCATACGAGAGGCCGTATCGGCAGGCCAATGCGTGGCTCGTGCCGCGCAGGTTCGGCATATCGTCTCCAACCTCACACACGGAACAGGAGCGACGACGGGCGAGACGATGTACTTTGGGAGTCCTCAGAGCCAAACCCTGCTGCGGATTTACGACAAGCGGCTCGAACTCCAGAGCAAAGGACAAGAGCACTATCAGGAATACGGAACACGGTGGGAACTAGAACTCAAGAAGGATCGAGCCGAACAGTGTGCCCGAGCATTGGCCACGTTAGACGAAGCCGATTGGAAGGCGTTGGTGATTGGCTTGCTTCGGTCCTATGTGGATTTCCGTGACATTACCAAAGACACCGAAGAGGAAGAACGCTACCGGGCTCCCGTGTTGGAGTGGTACGCCCTCCTGACGGAGGGGTTTCAAAAGGGGCGATTGGCCCAGGAGCAGCAGGTGCAGACCCTGCAGCACGTGAAACGATGGGTGAGTGACACCCTGACGCCGATGTTGGCGGTGATTTGCGCCACCCCTGGAGGGGAAGAATGGCTACTG